A genomic stretch from Kribbella amoyensis includes:
- a CDS encoding MurR/RpiR family transcriptional regulator — protein MERAGSPSPLQLVKRTLPELNGAMQRVAEHILANPDEVARGSITKLAETARTSAATVTRLSTQLGYAGYPALRAALAMEVGRGLEAGWASDIGSAIGPADPPEQVLNVLASTQANALRNALAAIDLTAVTRVADAIAGARRTHIYGEWGDAIPARELYIRLLRIGIPVWFFDGPQSSQIGAGLLGEGDVALTVIRSGHDTTALDFVQRSQAAGALTVAITGVVASPLARQADVTLDTGTAVGGTWTEFFAGRASDVLTAGLLFVLVAQRVPDHLTANAPNGPGLPVVRPDR, from the coding sequence ATGGAACGTGCCGGCAGTCCGAGCCCGTTGCAGCTGGTCAAACGCACGCTGCCCGAACTGAACGGTGCGATGCAGCGGGTCGCCGAGCACATCCTGGCGAACCCGGACGAGGTCGCGCGCGGCTCGATCACCAAGCTGGCCGAGACCGCGCGCACCTCGGCCGCCACGGTCACCCGCCTGTCGACCCAGCTCGGGTACGCCGGGTACCCGGCGCTGCGGGCCGCCCTGGCGATGGAGGTCGGCCGCGGTCTGGAGGCCGGCTGGGCGAGCGACATCGGGTCGGCGATCGGCCCGGCGGATCCGCCCGAGCAGGTCCTCAACGTGCTCGCGTCCACCCAGGCGAACGCGTTGCGGAACGCGTTGGCCGCGATCGACCTGACAGCGGTGACCCGGGTCGCGGACGCGATCGCGGGCGCCCGGCGGACCCACATCTACGGTGAGTGGGGCGACGCGATCCCGGCCCGCGAGCTGTACATCCGGTTGCTGCGGATCGGGATCCCGGTGTGGTTCTTCGACGGTCCACAGTCCTCGCAGATCGGCGCCGGGCTGCTCGGCGAGGGCGACGTCGCGCTGACGGTGATCCGGTCGGGACACGACACGACGGCGCTCGATTTCGTCCAGCGGTCGCAGGCTGCCGGAGCGTTGACGGTCGCCATCACCGGCGTCGTCGCCTCACCGCTGGCGCGGCAGGCCGACGTCACTCTCGACACCGGTACGGCGGTCGGCGGGACCTGGACCGAGTTCTTCGCCGGCCGCGCGAGTGACGTACTGACAGCCGGTCTGTTGTTCGTGCTGGTCGCCCAGCGGGTGCCCGATCACCTGACCGCCAACGCGCCGAACGGGCCCGGGCTGCCCGTCGTCCGTCCCGACCGCTGA
- a CDS encoding acetylxylan esterase, with the protein MAMFDFPLDKLREYRPDVAAPADLVEFWRGSIEKARTDDLSATFTEIDNKLAVIDTYDVTYAGFGGSPVKGWLHVPAGATGPLPTIVQYHGYSGGRGLPHAINFWAQAGYAHFVTDTRGQGWTSGGSGTPDDSADAGLNHVPGFLTAGITDPETYYYRRVYIDAVRALEAARTSPFVDPDRLVVAGVSQGGGIAIAAAGLAPLAGIDLRGCAPDVPFLCHFQRAVQLTDHGRYHEIAQYLKGFRHQAGPVLDTLSYFDGVNLGRLATAPALFSVALMDANCPPSTVFAAYNHYGNEQKDIKVYPYNGHEGGQAYQQEAQLDWFSNIFATPTK; encoded by the coding sequence ATGGCGATGTTCGACTTTCCGCTCGACAAGCTCCGCGAGTACCGGCCTGACGTGGCCGCGCCCGCCGACCTGGTCGAGTTCTGGCGCGGCTCGATCGAGAAGGCGCGTACCGACGACCTGTCCGCCACGTTCACCGAGATCGACAACAAGCTCGCGGTGATCGACACCTACGACGTCACCTACGCCGGCTTCGGCGGCTCGCCCGTGAAGGGCTGGCTGCACGTCCCGGCCGGTGCCACCGGACCGCTGCCGACGATCGTCCAGTACCACGGCTACTCCGGCGGCCGGGGTCTGCCGCATGCGATCAACTTCTGGGCCCAGGCCGGCTACGCCCACTTCGTCACCGATACCCGCGGTCAGGGCTGGACGTCGGGCGGAAGCGGTACTCCGGACGACAGCGCGGACGCCGGCCTGAACCACGTGCCGGGGTTCCTGACCGCGGGGATCACGGACCCGGAGACGTACTACTACCGCCGCGTGTACATCGACGCGGTCCGAGCGCTCGAGGCCGCGCGGACGTCCCCGTTCGTGGATCCGGACCGGCTGGTCGTGGCGGGTGTCAGCCAAGGCGGCGGTATCGCGATCGCCGCCGCCGGGTTGGCCCCGCTGGCCGGGATCGACCTGCGCGGCTGCGCTCCCGACGTACCGTTCCTGTGCCATTTCCAGCGGGCCGTGCAGCTCACTGATCACGGTCGCTACCACGAGATCGCCCAGTACCTGAAGGGTTTCCGGCACCAGGCCGGCCCGGTGCTGGACACCCTGAGCTATTTCGACGGCGTCAATCTCGGCCGGCTGGCCACCGCCCCCGCATTGTTCTCGGTCGCGCTGATGGACGCGAACTGTCCGCCCTCGACAGTGTTCGCCGCCTACAACCACTACGGAAACGAGCAGAAGGACATCAAGGTCTATCCCTACAACGGACACGAGGGCGGGCAGGCGTACCAGCAGGAAGCACAGCTCGACTGGTTCTCGAACATCTTCGCAACGCCCACGAAGTGA
- a CDS encoding right-handed parallel beta-helix repeat-containing protein has product MRTRWFAAALTGTVGALLAGSLTLPAQAAGATYYVSPTGSDSNSGLSPTEAWKTVAKVNSSTYPQGSLISFEGGATFTGCLVFNATNVPVSAPSVPFRVASYGTGKATISSNCTGDYSAAVTADAVNGFQLNNVKLVNGGTTAAGVLLQNQTSSTATSGLQINNADISGFATPSGSSSTFGGQIMVLGYAVNGNSGPLNDVQIVNNKLYGAGVTSNAGPGVYGWGSGVNISNVRVEGNTVYNLGMAPNSTGAAITANGWNGALIQRNIVHDIGANVTSCGGTSGIMSYTSNNITIRNNEVYKVQPVPAYTAACDWDGIDLDGGTTNSLVEYNYTHDNAGSGLLAYTSTVGSRVWGPNTYRYNISQNDDWALAQGGLMDVVPAAPKNALSIYGNTFFSNKDQSANKKQGASACFNFGYSTGVWAAGSQIKDNICYLANRNSFGKTGQLYYNPYNQTGMTLANNLYYGTNTGGWRWGGTTYATFAAWQAAGVETAAVWGDPLFTSPGGGGTCTWSPPSGTGPQPCPQAYTLKPGSPAIGAGTPVSGNSGVDYYGSPIPNPPNIGADAG; this is encoded by the coding sequence ATGAGAACGAGATGGTTCGCAGCAGCACTGACAGGAACGGTGGGAGCCCTCCTGGCGGGTTCTCTCACCCTTCCGGCGCAGGCTGCCGGCGCGACGTACTACGTGTCGCCCACCGGCAGCGACAGCAACAGCGGCTTGTCACCCACCGAGGCCTGGAAGACGGTCGCCAAGGTCAACAGCTCCACGTACCCACAAGGCAGCCTGATCTCCTTCGAAGGCGGCGCGACGTTCACCGGTTGCCTGGTCTTCAATGCCACGAACGTCCCGGTGTCGGCGCCGTCGGTACCGTTCCGGGTCGCGTCGTACGGCACCGGAAAGGCCACGATCAGCTCCAACTGCACCGGTGACTACTCCGCGGCCGTCACCGCGGACGCGGTCAACGGTTTCCAGCTGAACAACGTGAAACTGGTCAACGGCGGTACGACGGCCGCCGGTGTGCTGCTGCAGAATCAGACATCGTCGACCGCGACCAGCGGCCTGCAGATCAACAACGCGGACATCTCGGGCTTCGCCACACCGAGCGGCAGCAGCAGTACCTTCGGCGGGCAGATCATGGTGCTCGGCTACGCGGTCAACGGGAACTCCGGGCCGTTGAACGACGTACAGATCGTCAACAACAAGCTGTACGGCGCCGGCGTGACGTCGAACGCCGGACCGGGCGTCTACGGCTGGGGCTCCGGCGTGAACATCAGCAACGTCCGGGTCGAGGGCAACACCGTGTACAACCTCGGGATGGCGCCGAACTCGACCGGCGCCGCGATCACCGCGAACGGCTGGAACGGCGCGCTGATCCAGCGCAACATCGTCCACGACATCGGCGCGAACGTGACGTCCTGCGGCGGCACCAGCGGCATCATGTCGTACACGTCCAACAACATCACGATCCGGAACAACGAGGTGTACAAGGTCCAGCCGGTGCCCGCGTACACGGCCGCCTGCGACTGGGACGGCATCGACCTCGACGGTGGTACGACGAATTCGCTCGTCGAGTACAACTACACCCACGACAACGCGGGCAGCGGGCTGCTCGCCTATACGTCGACCGTCGGATCGCGCGTGTGGGGACCGAACACCTACCGGTACAACATCTCGCAGAACGACGACTGGGCGCTCGCACAGGGCGGCCTGATGGACGTCGTACCGGCCGCGCCGAAGAACGCGCTGTCGATCTACGGCAACACGTTCTTCAGCAACAAGGACCAGAGCGCGAACAAGAAGCAGGGCGCCAGTGCCTGCTTCAACTTCGGCTACAGCACCGGGGTCTGGGCGGCCGGCTCGCAGATCAAGGACAACATCTGCTACTTGGCGAACCGGAACAGCTTCGGCAAGACCGGCCAGCTGTACTACAACCCGTACAACCAGACCGGGATGACACTGGCGAACAACCTGTACTACGGGACGAACACCGGCGGCTGGCGCTGGGGCGGCACGACGTACGCCACCTTCGCGGCCTGGCAGGCCGCCGGAGTGGAGACCGCCGCCGTGTGGGGCGACCCGCTGTTCACCTCGCCAGGTGGTGGCGGCACCTGCACCTGGTCGCCGCCGTCCGGTACCGGGCCGCAGCCCTGTCCGCAGGCCTACACCCTCAAGCCAGGCTCCCCCGCGATCGGAGCAGGCACACCGGTCTCCGGCAACAGCGGCGTGGACTACTACGGCTCCCCGATCCCCAACCCACCCAACATCGGCGCCGACGCCGGATAA
- a CDS encoding heparin lyase I family protein yields the protein MQISAPSRRARQTMALTVAATLSASLGFAAVTNARTADAATTAVPNYSVGIAGSSWTIENPIGCSPEIGQGGNYRDSDDFLQGKCQGAGQAPQTTGTDPRALTFRTDKDFEYDGAIVEDPAKNTWKDAAGNTLRDRTELATGWNLPFHTNVWVGFDVRIPLGVDDVTGSGAYVLQLWQCTANPFGGVRIQSGAGNGHNLQFVRRGEDPDTNYDVSMATQPLVPNEWHSFVIKYNVEPYHPGGPKGRIAVWHKTATGVEQKLFEREEYFGYATRSICQNDSFKNEFKVKFGMYKDYQPGATFRSDFRNLRVAGSKEAAQPYNRG from the coding sequence ATGCAGATCTCGGCCCCGAGTCGACGTGCTAGACAGACGATGGCTCTCACTGTGGCGGCGACCCTGAGCGCTTCGCTGGGTTTCGCCGCAGTGACGAACGCACGAACCGCTGACGCGGCAACAACCGCGGTGCCCAACTACTCGGTGGGTATCGCCGGTTCGAGCTGGACGATCGAGAACCCCATTGGCTGCAGTCCGGAGATCGGCCAGGGCGGCAACTACAGGGACAGCGACGACTTTCTTCAAGGCAAGTGTCAGGGAGCGGGGCAGGCACCCCAGACCACCGGGACCGACCCGCGGGCGTTGACGTTCCGCACGGACAAGGACTTCGAGTACGACGGCGCCATCGTCGAGGACCCCGCCAAGAACACCTGGAAGGACGCTGCTGGAAATACCCTCCGGGACCGCACGGAGCTGGCGACGGGGTGGAACCTGCCGTTCCACACCAACGTGTGGGTCGGGTTCGACGTTCGCATCCCCTTGGGCGTCGACGACGTGACGGGCAGCGGGGCGTACGTGCTGCAGCTGTGGCAATGCACCGCGAACCCGTTCGGCGGCGTGCGTATCCAGTCCGGTGCCGGCAACGGGCACAACCTCCAGTTCGTGCGCCGGGGCGAGGACCCCGACACGAACTACGACGTATCCATGGCGACCCAGCCACTCGTCCCCAACGAGTGGCACTCCTTCGTCATCAAGTACAACGTGGAGCCCTACCACCCCGGCGGGCCCAAGGGCCGTATCGCGGTCTGGCACAAGACGGCGACAGGCGTCGAGCAGAAGCTCTTCGAGCGGGAGGAGTACTTCGGCTACGCGACGCGTTCCATCTGCCAGAACGACTCCTTCAAGAACGAGTTCAAGGTCAAGTTCGGCATGTACAAGGACTACCAGCCGGGCGCGACGTTCCGTTCCGACTTCCGTAACCTGAGGGTCGCCGGCAGCAAGGAGGCGGCGCAGCCCTACAACCGCGGTTGA
- a CDS encoding alginate lyase family protein yields the protein MSRQLVSRADEFLAERSYSILDREPSDWAGGAHDYYSVGNYSWPNPETADGLPYIRVDGQRNPDAWSDRYDKRRFRHTAAAVTTLVQAHVLTGEARYADAAEARLERWFLDPATAMRPNLAHAAALPGQHDGAAIGQIETTFLTDLLDHVDLLVKAGRFTEGLPLLQNWFAELTDWMRSSELGRQEERMTNNHGVWWDAQVLRYLQFVGDRTALTEILDRFGIRLRHIAAGGSLPRELARPDSLLYTIYCLRAFAVCCRVAAAEGRDLWNAPAEPGFGSLRDAFHFWAGHATDDRRWIWPRQPSDLDRTALWLADEAAAVYQTPSLKALAETLRRQDLPAPEIPSTAAMEHIPT from the coding sequence GTGAGCCGGCAGCTGGTGAGCCGGGCCGACGAGTTCCTGGCCGAGCGGTCGTATTCCATCCTCGACCGGGAGCCGTCGGACTGGGCCGGAGGCGCCCACGACTACTACTCGGTCGGCAACTACTCCTGGCCGAATCCGGAGACGGCCGACGGTCTGCCGTACATCAGGGTCGACGGCCAACGGAACCCGGACGCGTGGAGCGACCGCTACGACAAACGGCGGTTCCGGCACACGGCCGCGGCCGTCACCACCCTGGTGCAGGCCCACGTCCTGACCGGCGAGGCCCGCTACGCCGACGCCGCGGAGGCACGTCTCGAACGCTGGTTCCTGGACCCGGCGACCGCGATGCGCCCCAACCTCGCTCACGCTGCCGCGCTGCCCGGTCAGCACGACGGTGCGGCGATCGGGCAGATCGAGACGACGTTCCTGACCGACCTCCTGGATCACGTCGACCTGCTGGTGAAGGCCGGACGATTCACCGAGGGCCTCCCGCTCCTGCAGAACTGGTTCGCCGAGTTGACCGACTGGATGCGGTCGAGCGAACTCGGTCGGCAGGAAGAACGGATGACCAACAACCACGGCGTCTGGTGGGACGCGCAGGTACTGCGCTATCTGCAGTTCGTGGGCGATCGGACCGCGCTCACCGAGATTCTCGATCGGTTCGGCATCCGGCTGCGCCACATCGCGGCCGGCGGCTCGCTCCCGAGGGAACTGGCTCGTCCCGACTCGTTGCTCTACACCATCTACTGTCTACGAGCCTTCGCCGTCTGCTGCCGAGTCGCAGCCGCTGAAGGCCGAGACCTCTGGAACGCGCCCGCCGAACCCGGCTTCGGCAGTCTCCGCGACGCGTTCCACTTCTGGGCCGGCCACGCCACCGACGACCGTCGTTGGATCTGGCCCCGGCAGCCCTCGGACCTCGACCGAACCGCTCTCTGGCTCGCCGACGAAGCCGCCGCCGTCTATCAGACCCCGAGCCTCAAAGCCTTGGCGGAAACCCTGCGAAGGCAAGACCTGCCCGCCCCCGAGATCCCGTCGACCGCAGCCATGGAACACATCCCGACCTGA
- a CDS encoding extracellular solute-binding protein: MDAFSRRTLLKGLSAAAVAGAAGSALGCSAKTTTGTSGRIGAEILPTYAQAGSVEPALKSASPLGMSGYFEYPPNPVASVSKPPLSGGQISALTYTFDPVAPGKSDNPLWQEVDKRLGGKLDITYAPAADYAQRFATTVAGGDLPDLVSIYGSVQQLPALLKAKFTDLTEYLSGDAVKDYPNLAGLSTDSWRKTVYGNALWGVPIARVPIPSVAWIRADLIAGTGLPAQPKNIGEFKALLKGLTNERKSRWACGDPGSTLTMIAASMGIPGSWREDGGKFTSNIELEEYEKALADTRELADAGVFHPDGLVASNNQRNDWFTNGTTPIVFGGYAGWSKYEMWGAEVPGFKLGSLPMFGYDAASKPVHPRGSAAQAFTAVTQAEPDRVREVLRVLDWLAAPFGSSEYLLRNFGIEGQTFTFEGKDPILNSRGQNLRLVPFGYVSGPTLAIYDPGRRDVAQARFDYQEAALPILAPDPTQGLYSETDAAKGLQLGKDLTDTRNGILAGRAPVSSWKAAVTKWRNGGGDKIRAEFEQAFSEAGPK, encoded by the coding sequence ATGGACGCGTTTTCGCGCCGTACATTGCTCAAAGGGCTGTCCGCGGCAGCCGTCGCCGGAGCTGCCGGATCGGCTCTCGGCTGCTCCGCCAAGACGACGACGGGGACCTCCGGCCGCATCGGAGCGGAGATTCTCCCGACGTACGCCCAGGCCGGGAGCGTCGAACCCGCGCTGAAGAGCGCGAGCCCGCTCGGCATGAGCGGGTACTTCGAGTACCCGCCGAATCCAGTCGCGTCGGTCAGCAAGCCTCCGCTGTCGGGTGGCCAGATCTCCGCCCTCACCTACACCTTCGACCCGGTGGCGCCCGGCAAGTCCGACAATCCGCTGTGGCAGGAGGTCGACAAGCGACTCGGTGGAAAGCTCGACATCACCTACGCTCCGGCGGCCGACTACGCTCAACGGTTCGCGACGACCGTGGCCGGCGGAGACCTGCCCGACCTGGTGTCGATCTACGGCTCGGTGCAGCAGTTGCCCGCGTTGCTGAAGGCAAAGTTCACCGACTTGACCGAGTACTTGTCGGGCGATGCCGTCAAGGACTATCCGAACCTGGCGGGTCTGTCCACGGACTCGTGGCGCAAGACCGTGTACGGCAACGCCCTGTGGGGCGTACCGATCGCCCGGGTACCGATCCCGTCGGTCGCCTGGATCCGCGCCGACCTCATCGCCGGTACCGGACTGCCCGCGCAGCCCAAGAACATCGGCGAGTTCAAGGCACTGCTGAAGGGGCTGACCAACGAGCGCAAGTCCCGCTGGGCCTGCGGCGATCCGGGCAGCACCCTGACCATGATCGCAGCGTCCATGGGCATCCCCGGCAGCTGGCGCGAGGACGGCGGGAAGTTCACCTCCAACATCGAGCTCGAGGAGTACGAGAAGGCGCTGGCCGACACCCGCGAGCTGGCCGACGCCGGCGTCTTCCATCCGGACGGCCTGGTGGCGTCCAACAACCAGCGCAACGACTGGTTCACCAACGGAACCACGCCGATCGTCTTCGGCGGGTACGCCGGCTGGAGCAAGTACGAGATGTGGGGAGCCGAGGTGCCGGGCTTCAAGCTCGGGTCGCTGCCGATGTTCGGCTACGACGCGGCGAGCAAGCCCGTCCATCCTCGGGGGAGTGCGGCGCAGGCGTTCACCGCTGTCACCCAGGCCGAACCGGACCGGGTCCGCGAGGTGCTCCGGGTCCTCGATTGGCTCGCCGCGCCGTTCGGATCTTCCGAGTACCTCCTGCGCAACTTCGGGATCGAGGGCCAGACGTTCACCTTCGAGGGCAAGGACCCGATCCTGAACTCGCGTGGCCAGAATCTGCGGCTGGTGCCGTTCGGGTACGTCTCCGGACCGACCCTGGCCATCTACGACCCGGGCCGGCGCGATGTCGCCCAGGCGCGCTTCGACTACCAGGAGGCCGCGCTGCCGATTCTCGCCCCTGATCCGACCCAGGGCCTGTACTCCGAGACCGACGCGGCCAAGGGTCTGCAGCTGGGCAAGGACCTGACCGATACCCGGAACGGCATCCTGGCCGGCCGCGCACCCGTCTCGAGCTGGAAGGCGGCCGTGACCAAGTGGCGCAACGGCGGCGGCGACAAGATCCGGGCCGAGTTCGAGCAGGCCTTCTCGGAGGCGGGACCCAAGTGA
- a CDS encoding carbohydrate ABC transporter permease: MTGLLETTAERRARRNRQPAPNDRPAWMGRQPRWATAARGVLLTAACLAVIVPFVAVVMTSLAPQRDISARGGLVLFTSEPSLAAYRAVLSGGVVTRALTVSVAVTAIGTLLSLACTIMLAYALSRPGSLMHKPILLMTLFTLLFNPGMIPMYLIVKQLGLIDNLAALILPVVVNAFNVIVMRSFFLELPDELTESAKLDGAGELRILTFIVLPLSKAVVAVVGLFYAVAYWNAFFSALLYLPSPEKWPLQLVLRTFVVNQTPLGTDELSASTESLPPQASIQMAILVMSVIPILIIYPFIQKHFSKGLLIGAVKG, translated from the coding sequence ATGACCGGACTACTGGAGACCACCGCCGAACGCCGGGCTCGGCGCAACCGTCAACCGGCGCCGAACGATCGGCCTGCCTGGATGGGACGGCAGCCGCGCTGGGCGACCGCGGCGCGCGGTGTCCTGCTGACCGCCGCCTGCCTCGCGGTGATCGTCCCGTTCGTCGCCGTCGTGATGACGAGTCTGGCGCCGCAACGCGACATCAGCGCGCGCGGTGGACTCGTCCTCTTCACCAGCGAGCCGTCGCTCGCGGCGTACCGGGCCGTCCTGTCGGGCGGAGTGGTGACACGGGCCCTCACCGTGTCGGTCGCGGTCACCGCCATCGGCACTCTCCTGTCGCTGGCCTGCACCATCATGCTCGCGTACGCCCTGTCGCGGCCGGGATCGCTGATGCACAAGCCGATCCTGCTGATGACACTGTTCACCCTCTTGTTCAATCCGGGCATGATCCCGATGTACCTGATCGTCAAACAGCTCGGCCTGATCGACAACCTGGCGGCGTTGATCCTGCCGGTGGTGGTCAACGCCTTCAACGTGATCGTGATGCGGTCCTTCTTCCTCGAGCTGCCCGATGAGCTGACCGAGTCGGCGAAGCTCGACGGGGCCGGCGAACTCCGGATCCTCACCTTCATCGTCCTGCCGCTCTCGAAGGCCGTCGTCGCGGTGGTCGGCCTGTTCTACGCGGTCGCCTACTGGAACGCGTTCTTCTCGGCCCTGCTCTACCTGCCGTCGCCGGAGAAGTGGCCGTTGCAGCTGGTGCTGCGAACGTTCGTCGTGAACCAGACGCCGCTCGGTACCGACGAGCTCTCGGCGTCGACCGAGTCACTGCCACCCCAGGCATCGATCCAGATGGCGATTCTGGTGATGTCCGTCATCCCGATCCTGATCATCTACCCGTTCATCCAGAAGCACTTCAGCAAGGGACTTCTGATCGGCGCCGTCAAAGGCTGA